The sequence GGTCATCGGGGTTATGGGATGCGTTGCCCAATTGGAAGGTGAAACGCTTTTCAAAAAGATCGAAGGAATCGACTTTGTACTCGGCACACGAGCGGTCGGAAGGGTCAATGAGGCGATCCGTAGGGTTCTCTCGGATGGTCCTGGCTATTCCGATCTAGGCGAGAGGGAAGTTGACTATGATTGGTCGGTCGCTGATGCTCAGCGGCATTCCCGTTCGGTCGCATTTGTTCCCATAATCGAAGGGTGCAACAAATTTTGCACATACTGCATCGTCCCATTTTCTCGCGGCAGGGAAACGAGCCTTTCCGCTTCTGAGATCATCCGCCAGATACTCGAGCTAAAGCGAAATGGCGTCAAGGAAGTTCATTTGATCGGACAGAATGTCAATAGTTATCGACCGAAGACCGAATCCGGGCTGGAAGGCTTCAATGGCCGCACGCCTTTCTCGCGGTTGCTCAGGGCCGTTTCGGCCACAGGCATTGAAAGGATCAAATTTAACACTTCTTTTCCGCGTGATTTTGATTCAGATATCGTCGATGCGATCGAGGAGAACGAAAATCTCTGCAACTGGGTGCACCTTCCGGTGCAGTCCGGGAGCAACAAAGTGCTTAAAAATATGCGGCGGCTCCATACGGTCGAGAGTTACAAGAAAAAGATCGATCGAATTAAGTCATCGCCGAGAGAGATCGCTTTGACGACGGACATAATCGTCGGATTTCCGGGTGAGACGGAAGAAGATTTCAGGGATACGGTTGAACTCTTCGAGTATTGTGAATACTCAATGGCTTATATTTTTAAGTACTCGCCGCGGCCGGACACGCCTGCTTTCGATATGCCCGACGACGTGCCGCCCGAAGAGAAGACACGACGATTTCTTGCGCTCGAGCGGGTGCAGAAACGTCTCCAGGCAAAGGATCTCGCAGGATATACGGGAAGAACCGTCTCGGTTTTGGCCGAAAGGCGCTCGGCCAAATCGTCGTCCGACCTTACCGGACATTCGACGAGCCACAAGGTTGTGAATTTTCCGGGAACCGATGATATGCTAGGGAACATCGTCGATGTCCGCGTCACTAAGGCAAAGGCAAATTCGCTCTACGGAGAAGTGGTCTGATCTATCGTGAACGAAACTTCCGAACTAATTGAAATGCGAATCGGGGCCCTGATAATGGACCCGAACACGAACTCGCCGATCGTCGTGCTTAAGGGGATCGAAAGCGAGAGCGTTCTTCCGATCTGGGTCGGTGCGTTCGAGGCAAATGCGATAGCGCTCGAAATAGAAAAGATCGTCCCGCAGAGGCCGATGACGCACGACCTTCTTAAGAACTTAGTGTTGGCCTGTGGGTTAAAGCCAGGAAAGATCGTTGTTACGGACCTGATCGACAACACTTTCTTTGCCAGGATCGAGCTTGAAGATGACGAAGGTCAACCGATAGTCTTTGACGCTCGGCCTTCCGATGCTATAGCCCTAGCGTTAAGGCTCGACTGCCCGATATTTGTTGAGAGCCGTGTCTTGGAACTTTCCGCGACCTCGACCAAAGGCGACGAAAGCTCCACCGATGATGAAGAGAGTGGGCAGTCAGTCGAAGATTGGCCCGAAGTCATCGGTTAATCCCAATTTTTTAACTTTAATGATAATTGCTATCACCAACCAAAAAGGCGGTGTCGGTAAAACCACCACCGCGATAAATCTGGCAGCCGCATGTGCCGAAAAGGGAAAGCGCGTGCTTCTGATCGACCTCGATCCGCAAAGCAATACCTCCCTCTCGTTCATCGATCCCGCACGCGTCTCTCTGGGATCCTATGAATTCTTTACGGAAACGGATAAGTCGTCTGATGACTATATTTACGAGACCTCGGTTGAGAACTTACATTTGATACCAGCGCGTATTAACTTGGCGAAACTTGAGGCAAAGCTGATCGGCGATTTTGACTCCGCGTACAAACTGCGCGACCGGCTTGCCCCGGTCATCTCGTCGTACGATCTTATTTTGATCGACACCCCGCCAACGCTCGGCATCATTACGGTAAATGCTCTTGTAGCAGCGAACTACGTTCTGGTACCGATCCAGGCCTCATATTTTGCATTAGAGGGAACTGACGACCTGCTTGAGACTATCGATAAGGTTCGCTCGCGGCCGAATCCTGATCTCGACCTGCTCGGAGTGCTCGTTACGCTTTTTGACCGGCGGACGTCGTTATCAAAAGATGTCGAAGCACATATTCGTAAGGTTTTTGGAGCAAAGACGTTCAAGACCTTGATAGGACGAAGCGTCCGCCTCGAGGAATCGCCCGCTCACAAGCTTTCGATTCTTGATTACGCTCCGCGTTCTTCAGGCGCGACCGAATATAGAGAATTGGCTAAGGAGGTGCTTAAGCGTGTTGAAAAGAGGACTACCAACCGGCGTGCAAATGCGGCATGACGCACATTACGTGGATTCGCTCGGGGCACCTGTGTCCACGATCGGCCGCAAGATCGCGATAGATCTGATAGAGCCGAATCCCGAGCAGCCGCGTTCCGAATTCGGTGACCTAACTGACCTTACTGCTTCAATAAAGGAAAAAGGCGTTTTAGAGCCGCTTCTGGTCAAGCCAATCTCTAAGTCGGGCCGGTGGATGATCATCGCCGGCGAACGACGCTGGAGGTCAGCCAAACTTGCCGGACTAACTGAAGTGCCTTGCATCGAGATGGATCTTGATGAGCAAGGCGTCGCGGAGATCGCACTCATCGAAAACCTTCAGCGGAAAGACCTCAATCTTTGGGAGGAAGCGGACGGCCTTGCCGCACTTCAGCAAAGATATGGCTACACCCAGGAAGAGATCTCAAAAAAGATAAGCAAGAGCCGTACGACCGTAACAGAGTTTCTCACGATCGCCGGACTGCCGGCTGAGATCCGCGAGCGCTGCAAAGCGCTTAAAGTCACCACAAAATCCTCACTTCTCGAGGTCGCCCGCCAATTCGACGAGCCGGCAATGAACGAATATCTCGATACACTCGCAGGCGGTCCAAAGCGAACTACGAGCGATCCTAAACCTAAGCGTACCAAACTAGCTGAGACCCCGTCGGTTGAATCCTCGCCGTCAGAAGGCAAAGCTTCGGACTTCAAGTATCAATCGCCCGACGGGTCGTTTACGGTGTCTGTCTCATTTGCCGGCAAAGCCTCTGGCAAGCGAACTGAGGTGCTTAAAGCACTTAAAGCGGCCTTCGATGCTGTGAAGGGGTCCTGAGCCTGGGATTCCTACGCCTACCGCGTTATTACATAATCCTTATTATCAGACGCAGTATATTCGCGGCCATCGGGGCGGCTTTTACTATGTCCCCCTTTGTACGTCCTCGGTTCTTGTTATTCTTTCAGATCAGGAATTCAATCCGGTTCGACTCAACCACTTCTCTGTAGCAACACCGGTCGTGTCTGGTCGCTTACTCGCCCGGTTACGGTTCTTTGACACTTTTATCCAGAAAGCTTACACTTTTGAGTTTGTTGTTAGGACAGAAATTTATTCTAGTAAACGTTAAGGAGCTTCAATTTTGAGGAACGGAAACTTTCTATTTACTTCTGAATCTGTGACCGAGGGACACCCGGATAAGATCGCGGATAATATTTCCGATGCCATTCTCGATGCGATTTTCGAAGTGGACCCGATGGCCCGTGTCGCGTGCGAGACTCTCGTGACTACAGGTATGGCCGTAGTCGCCGGCGAGATCACGACCACTGCAGAGGTTGACTACAAAAAGATCATTCGCGACACGGTGCATGAGATCGGCTACAACGATGCCGAGTTCGGATTTGATTCGAACACCTGTGCGGTCATCGATGCCATCGGCAAGCAGTCGCCGGATATTTCCCAGGGCGTTGACACCGGCGGTGCGGGCGACCAGGGGCTGATGTTCGGTTTTGCCTGTGACGAAACCCCGGAGCTTATGCCGATGCCGATCCAGATGGCACATAACCTGACTCGCAGGCTTTCGCAGGTGCGTCGTGATGGGACTGTTCCCTATCTCCGTCCGGATGGAAAATCGCAGGTTTCTATCGAATACCGCGACGGCCGTCCATTCCGAGTTGAGGCTGTCGTTATTTCGACCCAGACAGCTGACCTTGAGATCGAGGACATTCGCCGCGATATCATGGAGCACGTCATCAAGCCGGTTATCCCGGCCGAACTCCTCGACGAAAACACAAAATACCACATCAACCCGACCGGCAAGTTCGTTATCGGCGGCCCGATGGGCGATGCCGGGTTGACCGGACGCAAGATCATTGTCGATACCTACGGCGGTTATGCACCGCATGGCGGCGGAGCTTTCTCGGGCAAGGATCCGACAAAGGTTGACCGTTCGGCGGCATATATGGCTCGTTATATTGCGAAGAACGTCGTCGCTGCAGGGCTTGCGAGCCGCTGTACGCTACAACTCGCCTATGCTATCGGCGTTGCGGAGCCTGTTTCGGTCCTTATTGATACCGAAGGAACCGGTAAGATCGATGACGAGCGGATCGCCGATATCGTCCGTGAGAATTTCACGCTGACGCCGAACGCGATCATTGAAACGCTCGACCTTCGCCGGCCGATCTACAAGGCAACCGCCCGCTTCGGCCACTTTGGCCGGACGAACGGCGAATTCACTTGGGAAAAGACTGACAAGGCGGAGGCCCTCCGGCTTGCTGCTGAAAAAGGAGCTGCAACAAATGGCTAACCCCGGAACCTCAATGCAACACGATATTAAGGACATAAATCTCGCCCCGCAGGGCAAACAGCGTATCGAATGGGCCGACCGCGAAATGCCGGTTCTCCGGCTTATTCGTGAGCGTTTTGAGCAGGAAAAGCCGCTTGAGGGCGTCCGCTTGGTTGCGTGTGCCCACATCACCACCGAAACTGCGAACCTCGCCCGTACGCTGCAGGCCGGCGGAGCCGAGGCACTTTTGATCGCTTCAAACCCGCTTTCGACACAGGATGACGTAGCGGCTTCGCTGGTTGCCGATTGGGGCATTCCGGTGATGGCGATAAAGGGTGAATCTACAGAGACTTACGTCAGCCACGTTAAGGCTGCACTTGAAACGAATCCGAACCTCATCATCGATGACGGATCCGACGTTGTGGCGACGATGATCAAGGAAAAGCCGGAGCTTATCGGCAACCTGATCGGCACCACCGAAGAGACCACGACCGGCATTGTTCGCCTTAACGCGATGGTGAAAGCCGGCGTGCTCACCTTCCCTTCTATCGCTGTAAATGACGCTCAGACCAAGCATTTCTTCGATAACCGCTACGGAACGGGCCAATCGACACTTGATGGCGTTATCCGTGCGACCAACATCCTGCTCGCGGGTAAAACGATCGTCGTCGTCGGCTACGGCTGGTGCGGAAAGGGCGTCGCGATGCGTGCCCGCGGAATGGGTGGCAACGTCGTCGTTTGCGAGATCGATCCGATCAAGGCGATCGAGGCCGTTATGGACGGAATGCGTGTGCTCCCGATGAAGGAAGCCGCCAAGATCGGCGATTTCTTCATCACCGTCACCGGCAATCGCCACGTGATCGACAAGGAACATTTCGAAGTGATGAAGGACGGAGCGATCGTCTGCAACAGCGGCCACTTCGACCTCGAGCTCAACCTCGATGCACTTCGCGAAATGAGCGAGCCGATGATCAAGCGTCGTCCGTTCGTTGACGAATACATCAGTCGCGATGGCGGAAAGAGCGTTATCGTTCTTGGCGAAGGCCGTCTTATCAACCTCGCCGCCGCCGAAGGCCATCCGGCTTCCGTGATGGATATGTCGTTCGCAAACCAGGCCCTTTCGGCTGAATATCTCGTTAAGCAGAAAGGAAAGCTCGGAGCAGGCGTCCATGTCCTCCCGGCCGAGGTCGATCAGGAGATCGCTTCCCTCAAACTCCGAGCAATGGGTATCAACATCGACGAACTGACCCCCGAAATGATCGAATACATGGGCAGTTGGGAAACCGGAACCTAGTGCGTGAATCGTAAATAGTAAATCGTGAATAGTGAAAAGGCTCGGCATTTTGCCGGGCCTTTTTCTATTTTGCCATTCGAGAGTGTGTGGAGCGGCGTGAGATTCGCGATCGTTGTGTCGCGTGTTTCACACGCTCGGGCAACCGGGTGTAAACTGTCTACACATTTCGCTTCGCTGCATGTGTAGCTAAAGTTATCGCCGCGCGCTCCGCACGCTTCGGAACGTAAATACGCCAGCCCGTAAGGGGTACACTCCTTCTAGAAACTACCAAATGGAAGCCCGAAGATCTCCATTGCCCGTGACTTGAGAAGTAAATAAATGAAAAAGGCAGCGATGGCGGCGTGGATGCCGATGATCCACCAGCCGGCTCGGTCAAAGCGTTTTGTCTCCATCCAGCCGTCCTGGGCGCTCTGCAGGAAGACCGAGAGAAAGAGGCCGGCGTATGGCACGAACCGCAGAAACATTAGCCATTGGCTCGCCCCGATGTTCCTGAGCCGCATAACGTCGAGCACGACACCGGCGACCGAGAGGATCAGCGCAAGATAGCGAAAGATCGAGCTTTCCGGCCCAAAATACATCACTGCGAAAACAGCAGTGAACATCATCATTACCCGCAAAGCAAAGTAACTGATCCGGTCCACGCCCGGATATTTGTTTTCGAAACTCTCTCCCGCCATACCTCAGGATTCTATCAGAAACTGGCTAACGCCGAAATATTTTTTTCTTAGTGCAAAATCCGTCACCAGCGTTTTCCCGGCATTGGTTTTGGGCCGAAATCGCTCCGGTTTCGGCGTTTTTCCGCCCGGCGACGCGCTTTTCGCCCGCGGGTGACGGGTAATTCTCAGCCGGAGAATATCGGAGCCCGGAGGCCGGCCATTCGTCAATGCTTTCAACTGAACTGCTTTCCCAGATCAGAGCCCGCGTCGAGGGTGGAAAATGTTGCGTCCAGGACCGGCCAAAATTGCAACAGACCGCCAAATTCCCGCATGCCCGATATCGACGAAATCCGCGTGCCACAGCCCCTCGACGCAACCACCGACAAACCCCATGAAAACCGCCGACGCAACCACAGACATTTCTAAGACCAGGCGATTCGGCAAGATGGGATCGAACGAAATAAGCCCTTCCCTGTAAACGGTGATCTAATGGTCGGGCCGATAAGTTGATACGGAGAGCGGGCGGAGCCTGCGGCATTAATGTAGCCCATAACGTGAGTTATGGGAAAAGCGTTTTTCGATGGGGTGAGTCGTCAGGAGACGACGTCATTAGCTCCATTTCCAATGCCACCGTCTTCGACGGTTTCGATTCGATTTGGCGACCACCCACATCTTGCGATGTGGGCTACATCAATCGCGTCGTCTTCGACGACTCCGGCATTTCGCGAATGCAGCGGACGCCCACGGTACCTGAAGACTATCTCGAAAGCGATTCGGCCCAAAACGTCTCGAATTCGGTTTGGCTGATCTCATCGCTATTTGTTAGGCCGATCTCCGACAACGGCTGATCCGCTAAACCTGGTCCGAGCTCAATGTGGTAATCATGCCGAGACGTGAACCACCTATCGCCGTAGATCTCGATCTGTCTCGTTGCCCACTCGCCTTCAAACTCAAAATACACGACCCCAGTGCCATACTGCGATTCCGCCGTGTGCTTAAAATACCTCTTCATTCGAATATTGAAAAACTTCTAATGCACTCAGCCGTTACTTGATTCCGGGATTTCCGGAAAACACCTTCCGATCGCCCAAAGCCAAAATCAAAGTTTGAGCTAACTCGAACGCCCGAAAAGTCTTACTTGTTCCTGAAACAGTAGATATATGTAGTGGCACGCCGCATCTTCTGATGCAAAAACCTTTGTGTCGCTCTTGTTGCCTCGTTCGTCTAGATCGAAGACAGTCCACGTTCCATACGATTCTTGCAGGACAATCCCCGCAATCGACAAATGTCCGTCAAGCGAATAGAAATTAGGATTGACGCCCAGCTCGTCTAGCTTCTTGCGTAGTGTGTTTCGGTTCATCCCTACTCAACTCAACAACGTGCGCAACTGACCGTGAACTGTCCCCTATTTCGCGGATTCTAGCCGCCGGCAGATTAGGGTGTAGTTGACGCCGCTGTGTGCGGGTTCGTGGGTAAAGCCCGCAGAAAAACCATCCTTTTGCCCCCGCACCGAGATGGTGTTTATACCGGACTGTTCGTAAACATCCGTCCATCCTTCGCGGTTGAAAAAATCGACGAAGATATCGCGTACCTTTTCGTACGGTTCATCGGCAAGATACCCATACTCAAGAAGGTCTACATCGGCACGAAAGCTGTTGCGCATGAGGATCAAGCGGAACGAATCAGTCTTCGGAAGCGACTCACAGACTCGGTTTACCTCATGCAGCGACGGCGATTTGCGGATCGCTTCCTTTGTCGCCTCGGTTTTTCGCCGCTCACTCTCCAAAGACTCTGTCGGGGGAAAGTAACCGCAACCGCTCAAAAAGACGACAAGCAGCAGAAAGCATCGAGGAGAACTTTTTCTGCCAAAATGTTTCAATTTCCGCCGCCACCACGGCTTGCGGCGTCGGGTACATTAGTCACGTCGTCTTCGACGACTCCGGCGTTTCGCGAATGCAGCGGCCGCAAAGGCGGAAACCGGATCGATATGAACGGTGATCTAAAAATGAGGCGCGACAAGGGCATTTCAGTTACGGAAAGAATTCTCTAATTCAAGTTGCGCAAAACTGTCCAGCAACTTACGACCGCCATCGCGCCGCCGGTAAGAACATAAGCAATTCTGTTGATCATAAGCATCTTTTTATGCTTCGACGTCGGATGATGTTTGAGCGTAGAAAGGGCCAATCGCTTATTGAAGATGATTGCATAAAGCCCAGCCAAACAGACGATTAGCCCCATTATAAGAATCATAGTTAATCAGGTTCCTAAGTCATCGGGGAAAGAGTTTGCAAAAACCGTCAGCGGTCGACCTCAAGGCTTAATTTTAGCAGGACTGTCAAGAGGACTACCAGATTCTGAATTTGGATACCACACCCTCCCTACAGGTCGGGTTTCCGCCTTAAGATTCCATATTCATGATTCCGCACGAATGTAGAGTGCTTGCAACGGTGTTGCATGTGTGCTACGTTTGTGGCTGGAGGTGGAACGAGCGTTTTATGGAACTTGAGTGGAAGATATTGCCGAGGGGAGATGTGGCGCCGCATTGGTCGGGGCTATATGTGACGATGAACGCCCGCGGGGCGATAGCGATGAGCCGCGTTACGCACGAGCGGATCGGGGCGCCGGAGGCGGTGCTGATAATGTACGACGCGATGCATTCCCTGCTCGCACTCCAGCCGGCGAAACCGGGCGCGGCAAATGCATATCCGGTGCGAAACTACGGCCGCCGCGGCGCGCGGATCGTCCGGGCGTATCGGCTGCTCACCGAGTTTGGCATACAGCCCGCCGATACCATCGAATTTATGAAACCGCGGATCGACGACGAATCCCGCCTTATCCTACCGCTAAGGGACATTCGCATCT comes from Acidobacteriota bacterium and encodes:
- a CDS encoding adenosylhomocysteinase, with the translated sequence MANPGTSMQHDIKDINLAPQGKQRIEWADREMPVLRLIRERFEQEKPLEGVRLVACAHITTETANLARTLQAGGAEALLIASNPLSTQDDVAASLVADWGIPVMAIKGESTETYVSHVKAALETNPNLIIDDGSDVVATMIKEKPELIGNLIGTTEETTTGIVRLNAMVKAGVLTFPSIAVNDAQTKHFFDNRYGTGQSTLDGVIRATNILLAGKTIVVVGYGWCGKGVAMRARGMGGNVVVCEIDPIKAIEAVMDGMRVLPMKEAAKIGDFFITVTGNRHVIDKEHFEVMKDGAIVCNSGHFDLELNLDALREMSEPMIKRRPFVDEYISRDGGKSVIVLGEGRLINLAAAEGHPASVMDMSFANQALSAEYLVKQKGKLGAGVHVLPAEVDQEIASLKLRAMGINIDELTPEMIEYMGSWETGT
- the miaB gene encoding tRNA (N6-isopentenyl adenosine(37)-C2)-methylthiotransferase MiaB; this translates as MKKVYLETFGCQMNVSDSERVASSLAAEGLELVRDEHSADLVLINTCSVREKAEQKLYTRVGRVRHREGAKPVIGVMGCVAQLEGETLFKKIEGIDFVLGTRAVGRVNEAIRRVLSDGPGYSDLGEREVDYDWSVADAQRHSRSVAFVPIIEGCNKFCTYCIVPFSRGRETSLSASEIIRQILELKRNGVKEVHLIGQNVNSYRPKTESGLEGFNGRTPFSRLLRAVSATGIERIKFNTSFPRDFDSDIVDAIEENENLCNWVHLPVQSGSNKVLKNMRRLHTVESYKKKIDRIKSSPREIALTTDIIVGFPGETEEDFRDTVELFEYCEYSMAYIFKYSPRPDTPAFDMPDDVPPEEKTRRFLALERVQKRLQAKDLAGYTGRTVSVLAERRSAKSSSDLTGHSTSHKVVNFPGTDDMLGNIVDVRVTKAKANSLYGEVV
- a CDS encoding methionine adenosyltransferase — its product is MRNGNFLFTSESVTEGHPDKIADNISDAILDAIFEVDPMARVACETLVTTGMAVVAGEITTTAEVDYKKIIRDTVHEIGYNDAEFGFDSNTCAVIDAIGKQSPDISQGVDTGGAGDQGLMFGFACDETPELMPMPIQMAHNLTRRLSQVRRDGTVPYLRPDGKSQVSIEYRDGRPFRVEAVVISTQTADLEIEDIRRDIMEHVIKPVIPAELLDENTKYHINPTGKFVIGGPMGDAGLTGRKIIVDTYGGYAPHGGGAFSGKDPTKVDRSAAYMARYIAKNVVAAGLASRCTLQLAYAIGVAEPVSVLIDTEGTGKIDDERIADIVRENFTLTPNAIIETLDLRRPIYKATARFGHFGRTNGEFTWEKTDKAEALRLAAEKGAATNG
- a CDS encoding ParB/RepB/Spo0J family partition protein; amino-acid sequence: MKRGLPTGVQMRHDAHYVDSLGAPVSTIGRKIAIDLIEPNPEQPRSEFGDLTDLTASIKEKGVLEPLLVKPISKSGRWMIIAGERRWRSAKLAGLTEVPCIEMDLDEQGVAEIALIENLQRKDLNLWEEADGLAALQQRYGYTQEEISKKISKSRTTVTEFLTIAGLPAEIRERCKALKVTTKSSLLEVARQFDEPAMNEYLDTLAGGPKRTTSDPKPKRTKLAETPSVESSPSEGKASDFKYQSPDGSFTVSVSFAGKASGKRTEVLKALKAAFDAVKGS
- a CDS encoding ParA family protein, which encodes MIIAITNQKGGVGKTTTAINLAAACAEKGKRVLLIDLDPQSNTSLSFIDPARVSLGSYEFFTETDKSSDDYIYETSVENLHLIPARINLAKLEAKLIGDFDSAYKLRDRLAPVISSYDLILIDTPPTLGIITVNALVAANYVLVPIQASYFALEGTDDLLETIDKVRSRPNPDLDLLGVLVTLFDRRTSLSKDVEAHIRKVFGAKTFKTLIGRSVRLEESPAHKLSILDYAPRSSGATEYRELAKEVLKRVEKRTTNRRANAA
- a CDS encoding bifunctional nuclease family protein, producing the protein MRIGALIMDPNTNSPIVVLKGIESESVLPIWVGAFEANAIALEIEKIVPQRPMTHDLLKNLVLACGLKPGKIVVTDLIDNTFFARIELEDDEGQPIVFDARPSDAIALALRLDCPIFVESRVLELSATSTKGDESSTDDEESGQSVEDWPEVIG